In Pseudomonadota bacterium, the following proteins share a genomic window:
- a CDS encoding DNA/RNA non-specific endonuclease — protein MIETLSSVVQETKPLVTGNKEASINPLKETIENKVAETPILNLIDTIDNTSLECLKAQNETFHREWSNTAPIISDSGRKEFNLISGQDRDLLNNKELPSNSEIKVYDYDKNNFTVYNTDESSRVSEFIRPEIKIIPSENRYFDANQTSKTIACKDGEYDNYGNKLDDGGHLIANEFGGIPEQINLVPMESTTNRHGEWRLMEKDLEKAIANNQKISEFRGHCIYDDSSKRPSGFEVTYNVDGKPVSVYIDNPKGVI, from the coding sequence ATGATTGAAACATTGTCTTCTGTAGTTCAGGAAACAAAGCCCCTTGTAACTGGCAACAAAGAAGCGTCAATAAACCCTTTAAAGGAAACCATTGAAAACAAGGTCGCTGAAACGCCAATTCTTAATTTGATTGATACCATAGATAATACTTCATTGGAATGCCTTAAAGCACAGAATGAAACTTTTCATAGGGAATGGTCTAATACCGCACCCATAATTTCTGATAGCGGACGAAAAGAATTCAACCTGATATCTGGCCAAGACCGAGATCTGTTAAATAATAAGGAATTACCTTCGAACTCAGAAATAAAAGTATATGACTATGATAAAAATAATTTTACTGTATACAATACTGATGAAAGCAGTCGAGTTAGCGAATTTATCAGGCCTGAAATTAAAATTATTCCTTCCGAAAATCGGTATTTTGATGCAAATCAAACATCAAAAACTATAGCTTGCAAGGATGGTGAATACGATAATTATGGCAATAAGCTTGATGATGGTGGTCATCTTATTGCAAATGAGTTTGGTGGAATCCCAGAGCAGATTAATCTTGTTCCGATGGAGAGTACAACAAATCGTCATGGAGAATGGCGACTGATGGAAAAAGACTTAGAAAAGGCCATTGCAAATAATCAAAAAATTTCTGAATTTAGAGGCCATTGTATTTATGATGATTCTTCAAAACGCCCATCAGGTTTCGAAGTAACATATAATGTCGATGGTAAACCTGTTAGTGTATATATAGACAACCCAAAAGGAGTTATTTAA
- a CDS encoding IS5 family transposase: MTDKFITKGFADYIIESRGYHNTFLEKVDRLIDWESIEKVLKKKYKKTASADRRPAYPALPMFKLLLLQRWNGLSDPQAEAMLRDRISFILFTGFSLTSPLPDHSTICRFRNNLLELNLYEKLFDDINTQIESRGLIVKKGMIVDATIIESSRRPRKVINIMPEDRKEEETDMSSAITYSDDSDAAWIKKGNRPYYGYKGHISVDAEEGFITGGHITPANISDTTEFEKLVNGSPKGSVILADKGYASEKNRTVLANKKLKDGIMYKAARNKPLTHTQRIINRFISSVRYKVEQSIGTLKRGYHFFRMRYIGLKKGNMEFLLNAMAFNLKKAAAMIE; encoded by the coding sequence ATGACAGATAAATTCATCACAAAAGGATTTGCCGATTACATTATAGAGAGCAGGGGATATCACAACACCTTTCTGGAAAAGGTTGATCGGTTAATAGATTGGGAATCCATAGAAAAGGTACTGAAAAAGAAATATAAAAAGACAGCAAGTGCTGACAGAAGACCTGCCTATCCTGCATTACCAATGTTCAAGCTTTTATTGCTGCAAAGGTGGAACGGTTTAAGTGACCCACAAGCAGAAGCAATGTTAAGGGACCGCATCTCTTTTATCCTGTTTACAGGATTTTCTCTTACAAGTCCATTACCTGACCACTCAACCATATGCAGATTCAGAAATAACCTTCTTGAACTCAATCTGTACGAGAAACTCTTTGATGATATAAACACACAGATCGAATCAAGAGGTTTGATAGTAAAAAAAGGTATGATCGTTGATGCAACAATTATAGAGTCTTCACGCAGACCGAGAAAGGTTATAAACATAATGCCCGAAGACCGCAAGGAAGAAGAAACTGACATGTCTTCCGCTATCACTTACTCTGATGATTCTGATGCAGCATGGATTAAAAAAGGAAACAGACCTTATTACGGATACAAAGGCCATATATCAGTTGATGCAGAAGAAGGCTTCATTACGGGGGGACACATTACCCCTGCCAACATATCAGATACCACAGAGTTTGAAAAACTCGTTAATGGATCTCCCAAGGGTTCGGTTATTCTTGCCGATAAGGGATATGCAAGTGAGAAGAACAGGACTGTGCTTGCAAACAAAAAGCTCAAAGACGGCATCATGTATAAAGCTGCCAGGAACAAACCCCTTACCCATACCCAGCGTATTATCAACAGATTTATCAGTTCCGTGAGATACAAGGTTGAACAGAGCATAGGAACATTGAAAAGAGGTTATCACTTCTTCCGTATGAGATATATAGGCCTTAAGAAGGGGAATATGGAGTTTCTCTTAAACGCTATGGCATTTAACCTGAAAAAGGCAGCGGCAATGATAGAATAA
- a CDS encoding IS1182 family transposase — protein MLGEKTRQEPMFYYIRLDDLIPENHILRLIHKHVDFSFIRNKVKHLYSHTGRPSIDPELLLRMLLIGYLYGIRSERRLCEEVKMHIGYRWFVGLNLQDTVPDHSTFSKNRHERFVENDLFQHIFDEIITQCMSHGLIDGEHLTVDATNIEANASFKSLEPIVVEFKPGEYINILEKENPIDDTPYEPGEDYSHRGQKISNDTHRSRTDPDARLSRKTSTGSRLCHSATYVMDNRSRIIVGADIGGPDRKTDREKAFSELQRIKWRHNIMPKTLGADKGYAVGEFIHDLINECIIPHIPVVSSWDKRNPGIYPIAKFTYDEKKDIFLCPQGKELSYWGIHKHSKQHVYRARKKDCSICPVKSECTKDIARSLSYHIYEDAIKKTRELSKTKGYYISQRMRKKIEELFGEAKELMGFRRAKFRKRKWIKEQILMTATVQNIKRMVKMLSRGDSKKEIARNGSMSGCCKAFIDCFRFCLNQRDSLIISQQALR, from the coding sequence TTGTTAGGAGAAAAAACACGACAAGAACCGATGTTCTACTATATCAGATTGGACGATCTTATACCTGAAAACCACATATTGAGACTGATACACAAGCATGTCGACTTCAGCTTTATCAGGAATAAGGTGAAGCATCTTTACAGCCATACAGGCAGACCCTCTATCGACCCCGAACTATTACTCAGAATGCTTCTTATCGGATACCTCTATGGCATACGATCAGAGAGAAGGCTCTGCGAAGAGGTAAAGATGCATATCGGCTATCGGTGGTTTGTAGGTTTGAATCTCCAGGATACGGTACCCGACCACTCCACCTTCTCCAAAAACAGACATGAACGATTTGTCGAAAATGATCTCTTCCAGCACATCTTCGATGAGATTATCACTCAGTGCATGTCCCATGGACTAATAGACGGGGAGCATCTTACTGTAGATGCTACCAACATTGAGGCAAACGCTTCCTTCAAAAGTTTGGAGCCTATTGTTGTGGAGTTCAAACCCGGCGAATACATAAATATCCTCGAAAAGGAAAACCCTATCGATGATACCCCGTATGAACCGGGGGAGGATTATTCCCACAGGGGACAGAAGATCAGTAACGATACCCACCGGTCCCGGACAGACCCCGATGCGAGGCTCTCACGGAAAACATCGACCGGCTCACGGCTTTGCCATTCCGCCACCTATGTTATGGACAACCGAAGCAGGATTATAGTAGGGGCGGATATCGGAGGTCCCGACAGAAAAACAGATCGTGAAAAGGCATTTTCCGAGTTGCAGAGGATAAAATGGAGACACAATATCATGCCGAAAACATTGGGGGCGGATAAAGGATATGCAGTAGGTGAATTCATCCATGACCTTATCAATGAATGCATCATTCCCCATATTCCGGTTGTCTCCTCCTGGGATAAACGTAACCCCGGTATCTACCCGATAGCGAAGTTTACCTATGATGAAAAAAAGGATATCTTTCTGTGTCCCCAGGGGAAAGAACTCTCATACTGGGGTATCCATAAACACAGCAAACAACATGTCTATCGGGCAAGAAAAAAAGACTGCTCCATCTGTCCCGTCAAATCAGAATGCACAAAAGACATAGCCAGATCACTCAGTTATCATATCTATGAAGATGCCATTAAGAAGACTCGGGAACTCAGTAAAACCAAAGGGTATTATATATCCCAGAGGATGAGGAAAAAGATAGAGGAACTTTTCGGTGAGGCAAAGGAGTTAATGGGGTTCAGGAGGGCAAAATTCAGAAAAAGGAAATGGATCAAGGAACAAATACTCATGACAGCTACCGTACAGAATATAAAAAGGATGGTAAAGATGCTCTCACGGGGAGACTCTAAGAAGGAAATTGCAAGGAACGGCAGTATGTCAGGCTGCTGTAAAGCGTTTATTGATTGTTTTCGATTCTGTTTAAATCAAAGAGATTCTTTAATAATCAGCCAACAAGCTTTACGATGA
- the aroE gene encoding shikimate dehydrogenase has product MIVTGETGVYCIIGYPIAHSLSPAIHNAGFEVHGLNLVFVPFALHPDDLSVGMKGLQALGVRGMTVTVPLKELAYKYMDETDEAARLTGAVNTVVFENGKRSGYNLDVAGVRYSLEKLGLPQGSQKAVVLGAGGAARAVIAALLFHKTEEIVILNRGIDRAYALRDFFSDKTDLHLIADALNDSTLEEYLPASDIIVNTTSVGMYPNADASPLPKALIPSGTRVLDAIYLPEKTKLLSEGEEKGCSILPGMEWLVHQATLAFKLWTDKELDKKIVMDVLEKFFAARTTT; this is encoded by the coding sequence ATGATAGTTACCGGAGAGACGGGTGTATATTGCATAATAGGATATCCCATCGCTCATTCACTCTCCCCTGCAATTCATAACGCCGGATTTGAGGTCCACGGCCTCAATCTTGTATTCGTTCCCTTTGCCCTTCATCCTGACGACTTGAGTGTCGGGATGAAGGGCCTTCAAGCATTAGGTGTCCGGGGCATGACCGTCACGGTGCCCCTCAAGGAATTGGCGTACAAGTACATGGATGAGACAGATGAGGCCGCCAGGCTGACCGGTGCGGTAAATACGGTGGTTTTTGAAAATGGGAAGAGATCAGGATACAATCTGGATGTTGCCGGGGTTCGTTATTCCCTCGAAAAACTTGGTCTCCCTCAGGGATCTCAAAAGGCAGTGGTTCTCGGAGCCGGCGGCGCTGCACGAGCCGTGATAGCAGCCCTTCTTTTTCACAAGACAGAAGAGATCGTGATTCTGAACAGAGGGATTGACAGGGCATACGCTCTAAGGGATTTCTTTTCAGACAAAACGGACTTACATCTTATCGCCGACGCTCTTAATGATAGTACATTAGAGGAATATCTCCCGGCCAGTGATATTATCGTGAATACCACATCCGTCGGCATGTATCCCAACGCGGATGCTTCGCCCCTTCCAAAGGCCCTTATCCCTTCGGGCACAAGAGTTCTCGATGCCATATATCTTCCCGAAAAGACAAAGCTCCTGTCTGAAGGTGAGGAGAAAGGATGCAGCATATTGCCGGGTATGGAATGGCTCGTTCATCAAGCCACTCTTGCTTTCAAATTATGGACCGACAAAGAGCTTGATAAGAAGATTGTCATGGATGTTCTGGAGAAATTCTTCGCCGCAAGGACCACAACGTAA
- a CDS encoding aminotransferase class V-fold PLP-dependent enzyme, with protein sequence MADKLIYLDNAATTFPKPAAILSRMIDIYARHGVSPGRGSYDLAAEASELVSKTRRKVAHFFGAPNADRVIIAGNATDALNIALQGMLRPGDHVVSTKLEHNSVLRPLFHLRQKGIIEYDLVSFDGKGFVNPDDIIAALRPNTRLVVLCHASNVLGTIQPVTEIAHRCRERDVPLLIDAAQSAGVIPIDMQFSQIAAVAFTGHKSLLGPTGVGGLVLNEGIEIKSTRFGGTGFESISPVHTQTFPYRLEAGTLNLLGIIGLSEGLDFLEGMGIQSIHNREMELLVALRDGMSSLEGIEMYCAEDLSNHVAILTVNVRGMDPEDVGAILDADFGIAVRVGLHCAPLVHETLGTSPRGAVRFSLGPLNVGEDIDRTVDAMARIGRTRER encoded by the coding sequence ATGGCAGATAAACTGATATATTTAGACAACGCGGCAACGACTTTTCCGAAGCCTGCGGCAATCCTGAGCAGGATGATAGATATTTATGCCAGGCACGGTGTTTCTCCAGGCCGGGGAAGCTATGATCTGGCTGCAGAGGCATCGGAATTGGTCAGCAAAACAAGGCGGAAAGTAGCCCATTTTTTTGGGGCTCCCAATGCGGACAGGGTTATTATTGCGGGCAATGCCACCGACGCACTGAATATAGCCCTTCAAGGAATGCTCCGTCCGGGGGATCATGTCGTCTCTACCAAACTGGAACACAACTCCGTGCTTCGACCGCTTTTCCACCTCCGGCAGAAAGGTATTATAGAATACGACCTTGTTTCCTTCGATGGTAAGGGCTTTGTCAATCCGGACGATATTATTGCGGCGCTCAGACCCAACACCAGGCTTGTTGTCCTGTGCCATGCATCTAACGTTCTGGGAACCATCCAGCCGGTTACGGAAATCGCCCACCGCTGCCGGGAGCGCGACGTACCCTTGCTTATTGATGCCGCCCAGAGCGCCGGGGTGATTCCTATTGATATGCAGTTCTCACAGATTGCCGCGGTGGCCTTTACCGGTCACAAGTCCCTGCTCGGACCAACGGGTGTCGGCGGCCTTGTTCTGAATGAGGGGATTGAAATAAAGTCCACGCGTTTCGGCGGCACCGGTTTCGAGTCAATAAGCCCGGTTCACACACAGACCTTTCCCTACAGGCTGGAGGCCGGGACTCTCAACCTCCTCGGTATTATCGGTCTTTCCGAAGGGCTTGATTTCCTGGAGGGAATGGGTATTCAATCTATTCACAACAGGGAAATGGAACTTCTGGTCGCGCTTCGGGACGGTATGTCCTCGCTTGAAGGGATCGAGATGTACTGCGCAGAGGACCTTTCAAATCATGTTGCAATACTGACGGTCAACGTCCGAGGTATGGACCCGGAAGACGTCGGAGCCATTCTGGATGCCGACTTCGGGATTGCAGTCCGTGTAGGACTTCACTGTGCACCACTTGTTCACGAGACTCTCGGAACCTCTCCGCGTGGAGCTGTTCGGTTCAGTCTTGGGCCTCTAAACGTTGGAGAGGATATAGACCGGACAGTGGACGCGATGGCCCGGATCGGGAGGACCAGGGAACGTTGA
- a CDS encoding TusE/DsrC/DsvC family sulfur relay protein, with amino-acid sequence MQQRFCTIAGREIAVDQEGFLWYVEDWTEDVAEALASECGIDKLSDTQWLVIRFLKEYFSYHGRAPLNRDLKVGVGMSLMELEALFPEGIRRCARRVAGLPNPKSCA; translated from the coding sequence ATGCAACAGCGGTTCTGTACAATTGCAGGCAGGGAGATCGCCGTCGATCAGGAGGGCTTCTTATGGTACGTAGAGGACTGGACCGAAGACGTAGCCGAAGCACTTGCATCCGAGTGCGGTATTGACAAATTGAGTGATACCCAATGGCTTGTTATCCGATTCTTGAAGGAATATTTTTCTTATCACGGCCGGGCTCCTTTGAACCGAGATCTCAAAGTGGGAGTCGGAATGAGTCTCATGGAACTTGAGGCCCTTTTTCCCGAAGGGATTCGCCGTTGCGCCCGACGCGTGGCCGGTCTCCCCAATCCGAAATCGTGCGCATGA
- a CDS encoding molybdopterin-dependent oxidoreductase: MNKVKLKVNGAWYQFIVEPDRILLDLLREDLRLTGAKQSCDRKGQCGACTVIVNGKAVRSCLQKVAKLDGADVITVEGLGTPDNPHFIQEAFVLSGAVQCGFCTPGLIMASKALLDRNPNPNDQEIKKALEHNLCRCTGYLKIIDAVKLAGLFIRGEMTPDAVRPDPNGPKIGVSHPRPSAMLKACGRAEFSADIKLQNALEVAVHRSTEHHAMITSIDTSVAEKMPGVVGVMTAKDIKGTNRIKVVYGDQPILAEDKVYCLGDAIAIVAAHTKEQALIAAAAIKVAYDPLSVLKTPEQAMAPDAIQLHSEWPNLCFRQPQIKGDAGKAMAESVAVVEGHFSTQCNHQAPLEPEATVAYIEGDGEDSQLVVVGRSINIHLHMSNLQEALGYENVRYEEAFSGGNFGQKLAMTSEAISGAAALHFRRPVRYIPSLAESMLMSSKRHPFDMKVKLGASADGKLTAFDIDYIVDNGAYQIIGIIIVKRSLWMLSGSYNIPNITALARLVYTNNPAGGAARGAGPPQITFALESAIDMLAEKLGIDPLEFRRLNSLLPGQSVSTGMVYDQWPFPELCDAIRPAYERAKKEAAAWKNGSIRRGVGLGCHAFGVGGPADVGRVALELDPDDGITIYAAVADPGEGNDSMLTQIASHLTGIPMDKVRLVTRDTDHTTGMGPAAASRMTYMAGGSLVLAIEQLKKTMEEAGVSTYEGLVKAGKPTHYVGSKVAEGKEAVLDPETGQGPSFESRVHAIQMAEVEVNTDTGEVRVIRVTTAVDSGTVINPQNLEGQLHGGMDQGVGFALREEYVHGQTKDWFTFKFPTMKTAFDMDVIINQTPRRKGPLGATGVGEMTMVCTAPAVTNAIHDACGARIYDLPATPDKIKAALAARK; the protein is encoded by the coding sequence ATGAACAAAGTGAAACTGAAGGTCAATGGAGCATGGTATCAGTTCATAGTTGAACCGGATCGCATCCTTCTCGACCTGTTGAGAGAAGACCTCCGATTGACTGGCGCCAAGCAGTCTTGTGACCGAAAAGGGCAGTGCGGCGCGTGCACGGTCATTGTAAACGGCAAAGCGGTTCGATCATGCCTGCAGAAAGTCGCAAAACTTGACGGCGCTGACGTTATTACCGTGGAGGGTCTCGGTACGCCGGACAATCCTCATTTCATTCAGGAGGCCTTCGTCCTTTCCGGGGCTGTCCAGTGCGGCTTCTGCACACCAGGTTTAATTATGGCATCAAAGGCCCTACTGGACCGCAATCCGAATCCCAATGACCAGGAAATAAAGAAGGCTCTCGAACACAATCTCTGCCGTTGCACAGGTTACCTGAAAATCATTGATGCGGTTAAACTGGCTGGCCTGTTTATCCGGGGAGAAATGACGCCCGACGCGGTCAGACCTGACCCGAATGGCCCGAAGATCGGGGTTTCACACCCTCGTCCTTCTGCTATGCTCAAGGCCTGCGGCCGTGCTGAGTTTTCGGCTGATATCAAGCTTCAGAATGCCCTCGAAGTGGCGGTACACCGCAGTACGGAGCACCACGCAATGATTACATCCATCGACACCTCCGTAGCTGAGAAGATGCCGGGAGTTGTTGGAGTTATGACTGCCAAGGACATTAAAGGTACCAATCGAATCAAGGTCGTCTATGGGGATCAGCCCATCCTGGCTGAAGACAAAGTCTATTGCCTTGGAGATGCCATTGCAATAGTAGCGGCCCACACCAAGGAACAGGCCCTCATCGCTGCAGCTGCCATCAAGGTTGCCTACGATCCGTTGTCTGTTCTCAAGACCCCTGAACAAGCAATGGCCCCCGACGCGATCCAACTGCACAGCGAATGGCCAAATCTTTGCTTCCGCCAGCCCCAGATCAAGGGTGATGCCGGAAAGGCTATGGCAGAGTCAGTTGCCGTGGTGGAGGGACACTTTTCCACGCAATGCAACCATCAGGCCCCCTTAGAACCGGAAGCTACGGTCGCCTACATTGAGGGTGACGGAGAAGACTCTCAGTTGGTGGTAGTCGGGCGAAGCATCAATATACATTTACACATGTCTAACCTGCAGGAGGCCTTGGGATATGAAAATGTCCGTTACGAAGAGGCCTTTTCAGGAGGGAATTTTGGTCAAAAGCTGGCTATGACATCTGAGGCTATTTCCGGTGCAGCGGCGCTCCATTTCAGACGCCCTGTGAGGTATATCCCCAGTCTTGCCGAATCCATGCTCATGTCCAGCAAACGACACCCCTTTGACATGAAGGTCAAGCTTGGCGCCTCGGCAGATGGCAAACTGACCGCTTTCGATATCGATTATATTGTTGATAATGGGGCCTATCAAATAATTGGAATAATCATTGTCAAACGTTCTTTGTGGATGCTCTCAGGTTCCTATAATATTCCCAACATCACCGCCTTGGCACGCCTTGTATATACAAATAACCCCGCAGGAGGTGCAGCCAGGGGAGCCGGTCCTCCACAGATAACTTTTGCGTTGGAATCGGCGATAGACATGCTGGCCGAGAAGCTCGGCATCGATCCTCTGGAGTTTCGGCGTCTGAATTCACTTCTGCCGGGTCAGAGTGTATCCACTGGTATGGTGTACGACCAGTGGCCCTTTCCGGAGCTTTGTGATGCAATCAGACCCGCCTACGAACGGGCAAAAAAGGAAGCGGCGGCCTGGAAAAACGGTTCGATCAGACGGGGAGTCGGCCTCGGCTGCCATGCCTTCGGCGTTGGAGGCCCGGCGGACGTTGGCCGGGTCGCCTTAGAGCTTGATCCTGATGACGGTATTACGATTTACGCCGCGGTTGCAGACCCGGGGGAAGGCAACGATTCCATGCTCACACAGATCGCCTCGCACCTCACCGGTATACCTATGGATAAGGTCCGTCTGGTTACGCGAGACACCGATCATACAACAGGAATGGGGCCTGCAGCAGCCAGCAGAATGACTTACATGGCAGGTGGTTCCCTCGTTCTTGCTATCGAGCAACTGAAAAAAACTATGGAGGAGGCCGGTGTCAGCACATACGAGGGTTTGGTAAAGGCCGGCAAGCCTACCCACTACGTGGGCTCCAAGGTCGCGGAGGGCAAGGAAGCGGTTCTGGATCCTGAGACCGGCCAGGGGCCTTCCTTTGAATCGCGTGTCCATGCGATTCAGATGGCCGAGGTGGAGGTAAATACCGATACAGGTGAAGTGCGTGTCATAAGGGTAACAACCGCAGTGGATTCAGGCACCGTCATTAATCCCCAGAACCTGGAAGGTCAGTTACATGGTGGTATGGATCAGGGGGTGGGATTTGCCCTCAGGGAAGAGTATGTCCACGGCCAGACAAAAGACTGGTTCACATTCAAGTTCCCCACTATGAAGACAGCTTTTGACATGGATGTGATTATCAATCAGACTCCCCGCCGAAAAGGACCCTTAGGGGCTACAGGTGTAGGCGAAATGACTATGGTATGCACTGCTCCTGCGGTGACGAATGCTATTCATGATGCGTGCGGCGCGAGGATCTACGATCTGCCCGCCACACCTGACAAGATCAAGGCGGCCTTGGCTGCCAGGAAGTGA
- a CDS encoding iron-containing alcohol dehydrogenase, with translation MNKAFSEIEKTSIFFSPNKVILGKGAAQQAGSEVKTLGGKKVLIVTDPGVVQAGLVQVILDALKNQGIKYEVFDKVEPEPPARVVDAGAKAAIDNKCDTIIGFGGGSSLDVAKGVSIVATNKGKVLDYTGIDMVPKRGIPKILIPTTAGTGSEVTRVFVVTDETDNTKKVIYTNYNLAEVGLLDPMLTLSMPPSVTADTGFDALVHAVESYVSVNTTPFAEVLALQAISLIAHNLPIAYSKGTNVQARYNMLFAACIAGMAFTSGGLGAVHGLSYPLGTDFHMAHGKSNAIMLPHIVNFNFMGNMEKYARIAQTMGENIDGLSPYEAARKSVDAIKNLLTIVNISYKLTDYGVKKSDLPKLVAGGLKQARLFVPNPRDPSENDVKLIYEGAL, from the coding sequence GTGAATAAGGCATTTAGTGAAATTGAAAAGACAAGTATTTTCTTTTCCCCCAACAAGGTGATTCTTGGCAAGGGTGCTGCCCAGCAGGCGGGATCTGAAGTGAAGACCCTCGGGGGCAAAAAGGTCCTTATCGTTACAGATCCCGGTGTTGTTCAGGCAGGACTGGTTCAGGTGATACTTGATGCCCTCAAGAACCAGGGTATCAAGTATGAAGTCTTCGATAAGGTAGAGCCGGAACCCCCTGCAAGAGTGGTAGATGCAGGCGCTAAAGCAGCTATTGACAACAAATGTGACACAATCATAGGCTTTGGAGGCGGCAGTTCCCTCGATGTGGCAAAAGGCGTCTCCATTGTTGCCACAAACAAAGGGAAGGTACTCGACTACACGGGCATCGACATGGTTCCAAAACGCGGTATCCCCAAGATACTCATCCCTACCACAGCCGGGACAGGAAGTGAGGTAACCCGGGTCTTCGTAGTTACCGATGAAACGGATAATACAAAGAAGGTTATCTATACGAACTATAACCTCGCCGAGGTGGGCCTTCTCGATCCCATGCTGACGCTTTCCATGCCTCCTTCCGTGACAGCAGACACCGGCTTCGACGCCCTGGTTCATGCGGTCGAATCCTATGTCTCGGTCAACACCACCCCCTTTGCGGAGGTACTGGCCCTTCAGGCAATCAGTCTCATTGCTCATAACCTCCCCATAGCTTACTCCAAAGGCACGAACGTTCAGGCAAGATACAACATGCTCTTTGCCGCATGCATTGCCGGCATGGCCTTTACAAGCGGCGGTCTCGGGGCGGTACACGGCCTATCCTATCCTCTTGGCACTGACTTTCATATGGCACACGGTAAATCCAATGCTATTATGCTCCCCCACATCGTGAACTTCAACTTCATGGGAAATATGGAGAAGTATGCCCGTATAGCCCAAACCATGGGAGAGAATATAGATGGTCTCTCACCTTATGAGGCAGCCAGGAAGTCCGTAGATGCCATCAAAAACCTGCTCACAATCGTTAATATCTCATACAAACTCACCGACTACGGTGTAAAGAAAAGCGATCTGCCGAAGCTTGTAGCGGGCGGACTAAAACAGGCGAGACTCTTTGTCCCCAACCCGAGAGACCCGTCGGAAAACGACGTTAAGCTGATATATGAGGGCGCCCTTTAA